Below is a genomic region from Populus trichocarpa isolate Nisqually-1 chromosome 15, P.trichocarpa_v4.1, whole genome shotgun sequence.
CCTTGTACCTTTGACCTCTACCATCAACTAATGTATATATAAGATCATAAATCACATTACCAGAGACTAATTTCGAAAATCACAGCCTTTGTGGGAATTTAATGCCTGGAATTCTCTTgactatataatataaatgtGTTTCGCATtgcaatagttttttaaaaaattagggacTAAATTACAATTTACTTCTTGAAAAATTACGTGCTTCTTAATTTATATCTTTCTAGCACGTGGCAGGTTATAGGAGCAGTACGTGTCAACAAAACAGCCCTGAAACAGCGCCGCGGTCTGTCTTTGTCTCTCTCTTATAAAAAACgtgattggttttgtttttcactttagcagatgcagagagagagagagagagagagagagagctaaaCAAGAAACCCAAAAATGGCAGCAGCAAGAAGAATCAATCTGAACCGTCTGTTTTCATCACTagcaccatcatcatcatcaaacacCATCTCCAAAACTTGGGTCATAGACACAACCCCCGTTAGATCCGAATACACGGACCGAATCGTGAAGCTTGCAACCCAGCAGCTGccacaagaaaatcaagatcAAGAAACTGTCAAGAAACAAGAACAGGAAGAAATAACCCATCAAGATTCtcaaaatgaagaagatgatgaagatggtGGAGAGTATGTGAATAAAGAGACTGGTGAGATTGGTGGGCCGAAAGGACCTGAGCCTACTCGATTTGGTGATTGGGAACGCAATGGTCGTTGCTCtgatttttagatttctttttccccatgttttttgtttttattaatgctAGTTTAATTTTGGATCTTgctaataatattgattgtagTGATTTTCTGGGTTGTAACCATGAATCATCAAAGTTTTTCAACTCTTTAAGATTGTTGTCATTTTCTTCTAGCCCACATTATTTTGCTTATGAAGAGTGCTGCATGGCTTATTTATGCTGTGCCTGTGCTTCTGTCTAGTCCTACAAGAGCAGGTGATAAAGCTTATTTGGACAGAATGGGATGTAGTTTACTACTTCTTATATGCCTTCTAGTGGTTATAAATTGTTTCGTTTTTGTATTGTCTTCTGGATGGCTTTAATAGGATTGGGCAATTCATCATGGTGGATCTGCCGTCGCAGATTGTTGTTAggcaaaatatgaagaaaaatttcCTTCTTCTGGGTTTTAAAAGGATTGCCACGACTTCTAAGCTGTCTAGCTGTCATGAAATCTCTGGGAAAAAACTGGCAGCTGGCTGGTGGAAGTTAAATGTAGATGGTAGCTCATTGGGCAATCGGTACGGGCTGGTGCTGGTGGAGAAATTCCAGATGAGCACTTTAAAGGGAGAGGTTGCAGACTTCTTGAGGTTGAGTCAGATTCCATGGAGAGTCTGTTGGAATACTTAATTCAAATCCTGCTGATTGCCACACCCTTTTGCACTTGGTGAATGGTGTTGACTGTTGAGCAAGCTATTCAAGATTTTGGAGAGTGAGATGCAGCTCCAGTTTAAAGTGGGGAACTTTTGTGCAGATTTATATGGCTTGTTCTGGTGCAGTCAAGCATCTCTTCTGGCAGAGTGGAACTCCCCACCTCCTGGGCTCAAGCTAATCCCGCAGGCTGATGCTATGGAGATTGGTGCACCTACGAGTCAGGCTGAAACAGGACCAAGTGGATCTTAACCTTGTTCGTTATTTATACAATCTAGCCGCCATAATTGACGAGTTTTAACTTCATTTTTGAATATGAAGTTGAAAACTTCAGTTTCATCCATTTGAAGTAACCAATGTGTATTCAGAATCCAATCTGCAAATCTTCTCAAAAGGTATTCAAAGATATATGCATTAACGTCCATCCTGCCATAATTGATCTTGGAAGACAATTTACTTGAAAAATTTCTTATCAATGTCATCTCACATATGCAAACAAGTTTCAGTCAACCATGTTATGATTGGAAATCTTGATAAGAGAGACACAGTCTCGCAAATGCAGAAATCTGGATGGTCGGTGCCCAACACATGATCACCTATTGATTCTATAATAAGTGATGGATACCAACCATTCTGATTTAGGTAAATTGTAGTTTGAAATGCCCTCATCCAAAGTTGTTAAACACGATTCAAGCTAGCGGATTGATATGAACTTGAAGCTTGTTACAAGCAAGGTGGTTTTTAGTCGATATAGCCAAACTCATTCGATCCGATTGAGCTTTTAATGAtaatctaatttaaatatagtcgagttaatattttataaaaaaataaaatactattattttaataaaagtaattgatctaaaaatctaaaaatcaatcTAATGACATAAGCTTTTTTCGAAATCAATCTTCGTTTATATCCATGTAATTGTAAAAATATAGTGCTAGCTCGGCAAGGACAATCATGGCTTTACAAATCATGGTAGAATTTGTATCCACATGAGTCAAGAAGTGATCATTTTCTCCACATCTAATCGATTGAAATAAGCAATCACAGCTTTTTCCTACATGTAAATCCTATTTGACACTAGAGAAAATGAAGCATCATACATGGCAATTTGAATCCTTGGTTCTGTTATGATTTAACGACAGGGTtgacttccattttttttattacaaaagaTGTCCTGGTAGACTTGTTCCTTCTATGTGGTTGTGTGATTAAGTTCCAACATTGCAGCAAGTGGAACCTGCACTAGAATCAACCCCCCTCTACTCTTCTctttattaaaatcttttctCATCATTTGGTCTCTACATATCACAAAGCATCAGATTTTCTCCACCAAAATGGTGTACTCTCTCAAAGTCATCTCCTCCATCTCCCTCTTCCTTACCATGATCTCCTATCTAAACATTGCAACAAGTCAAAACTTTTGCTTGAGGACTGCTTGTAACCGCAGCGAGCCAGTGATTCGATTCCCTTTTCGGATT
It encodes:
- the LOC7453829 gene encoding uncharacterized protein LOC7453829, producing the protein MAAARRINLNRLFSSLAPSSSSNTISKTWVIDTTPVRSEYTDRIVKLATQQLPQENQDQETVKKQEQEEITHQDSQNEEDDEDGGEYVNKETGEIGGPKGPEPTRFGDWERNGRCSDF